The Xanthomonas indica genome has a segment encoding these proteins:
- a CDS encoding PA4780 family RIO1-like protein kinase, whose amino-acid sequence MKIPPSLQPLIDDGVIDGVLRPLKSGKEAAVYVVQAGDDVLCAKVYKDMAQRSFQARVQYQEGRKVRGSRQARAIGKASKFGRREQEAAWKDTEANTLYQLVDAGVHVPQPRGYFHGVLLMDLVTDADGQSAPRLSEVELEPAQAQAFHAQLVGDVVKMLCLGLVHGDLSEYNVLVGADGPVVIDFPQVVSAAGNNAARTMLLRDVHNLRDCLGRFAPELNATHYGEEMWALYEKGTLRPDSALTGRFAFDTRRADVRAVRASIEDARQEAIIRQQGREAAAQDD is encoded by the coding sequence ATGAAGATTCCTCCGAGCCTGCAGCCGTTGATCGACGATGGCGTCATCGACGGCGTGCTGCGCCCGCTCAAGAGCGGCAAGGAGGCCGCGGTCTACGTGGTCCAGGCCGGCGACGACGTGCTCTGCGCCAAGGTCTACAAGGACATGGCGCAGCGCAGCTTCCAGGCGCGCGTGCAGTACCAGGAAGGGCGCAAGGTGCGCGGCAGCCGCCAGGCGCGGGCGATCGGCAAGGCCAGCAAGTTCGGCCGCCGCGAGCAGGAGGCCGCGTGGAAGGACACCGAGGCCAACACCCTGTACCAGCTGGTGGATGCCGGCGTGCACGTGCCGCAGCCGCGCGGCTATTTCCACGGCGTGCTGCTGATGGACCTGGTCACCGATGCCGACGGGCAGAGCGCGCCGCGGCTGAGCGAAGTGGAACTGGAACCGGCGCAGGCGCAGGCTTTCCACGCGCAGCTGGTCGGGGACGTGGTCAAGATGCTGTGCCTGGGCCTGGTCCACGGCGACCTGTCCGAATACAACGTGCTGGTCGGTGCCGACGGCCCGGTGGTGATCGATTTCCCGCAGGTGGTCAGCGCCGCCGGCAACAACGCCGCCCGCACCATGCTGCTGCGCGACGTGCACAACCTGCGCGATTGCCTGGGCCGCTTCGCCCCCGAGCTCAACGCCACCCATTACGGCGAGGAGATGTGGGCGCTGTACGAGAAGGGCACGCTGCGCCCGGACAGCGCGCTCACCGGCCGCTTCGCCTTCGATACCCGCCGTGCCGACGTGCGCGCGGTGCGCGCCTCGATCGAGGACGCGCGGCAGGAGGCCATCATCCGCCAGCAGGGCCGCGAGGCCGCCGCGCAGGACGACTAG